Below is a window of Roseofilum capinflatum BLCC-M114 DNA.
GGCCGCCATACCCGCGAATTCCAGAATGCCCTGAAAGCAGCTCTGCGGGAAGACCCCGATCTGATGCTGGTGGGGGAAATTCGGGATAAGGAAACCATGGGTATTGCCCTGAAAGCGGCTTCTACCGGTCACTTGGTGATGGGAACCTTGCACACCAATAGTGCGGTGAAAACCATTGAGCGGATTATGGGGATGTTCCCCCCGGCAGAACAGCCAGCTTTGCGGGTTTCCTTATCGGAGTCTTTAGTTGCCATTATTGCACAAGGACTATGTAAAACAACGGATGGTAAGCGGGCTGCATTCCATGACATCATGATCGCGACGGATGCGGTGAAAGAATATGTCATCAAAAATGACCTGGAGGCGATTACCCAAATCATGCTGCGGTCAGAGTTTGAAGGAATGACGACCATGAATAAGGCTCTGTACAATCTCTATCAAGAGGGTCGAATCACGGAAGAAACGGCTCTAGAGAAATCGCCAACGCCGAATGAAATGGCTCAATTCCTCCGAGGTCGGATCTAGATTAGACCCAGACGAATGGTTGTATATGAGCCATTGAAGGCGATCGCCTTATTTACTCCTGGGGGGGATATTGTTTACTGCATCGATCCGAGTAAACAGAGTCGATGGCATATCGATCTATGCGCTAAATTGCAAACGCTTTTGGATCTTTGTGCCCCCCCTCATTTTTTAGTTCCTTGTTATACAGCAACGTTGGATCGGTGGATCGATCCTCACACTCAGCAAACCCATTGTGTGGCTGAAGCATATCCCCTAGTGTGGCGTTATGCACCTCTTTTAAATGCCCTATTTGGTATTGATGTCCAATGGCAACCTGTATCGGTTGCTCCTGAATTATGCGATCCGGTGGCGATCGCCTCTTACTATGACCAATTTCCCCAACTCTGGGACGATCATGATTGGGTGGTACGAGTCCAAAATCGCTCCTTAGAAGAGACTCAACCGGGCTTATCCCTAGAAGAATTCAACCCCCACGGTTATGTGTTTCGCTTATTTGTCTCTGGAAATCACAACAGTACAGAGGGACTCTTACACAAAGTACATTCGTTTTTAGAACAAAGTCTTTCCCAACCCTACACCCTGAAAGTGATTGATATTCTCAAACATCCCGATCGCGCGGAACAGGATCAGGTCTTAGCCACTCCCACCCTACTCCGGGTTTGGCCCCAACCCATGCGTCGCGTCGTCGGAGAAATTGACTATCAGGAGCAATTGTTGCGCTTAATCGATTAGAACAATCGCGATCGCTATCATTAGAGAATTAGTTTTGGTTTCTCATGACTCGCATATGCTGCGAGTTCCAGAACTGACGGTAGAAGACTGGCTGGTGACAGCGCAATAAGGCCAAAAGTGGGAGGATCTCATAGGTCTAGGGGCGATCGCCCGGTAAACTAAACTTGGAACTTAGCTGGAAAATACATCTATGGCCGCAGCATCAAAAGGCGATCGCCCATTAACCTCCTGGAACGATACACAAGCAGACTATCCCCACGACAAGTGTATCCATCAGTTATTTGAAGCCCAAGTCGAGCGAACCCCCGACTCCGTGGCAGTTGTATTCGAGGATGAACAACTCACCTATCGGGAACTGAACCAACGGGCTAACCAATTGGCTGGGTACTTGCAAGGGTTGGGAGTTGGGCCAGAGGTCTTGGTCGGTCTTTGTGTAGAGCGTTCCTTGGACATGGTAGTAGCCATGTTAGGAATTCTCAAAGCTGGTGGCGCTTATGTGCCCATGAATCCTGCGGAAATTGGGCAACGTCTTGCTTTTATCTGCCAAGATACCCAGGCATCTGTTTTGTTAACTCAGCAGTCGCTCCTGGGCGCACTTCCTCAAATCGAGATCGAAGTGGTGTGCTTGGATGGAGGCTGGGAGCAAAACTCGATCGACCCCAAAGCTACACCATTATCTGCTGTCACTGCCGAGAATCTGGCCTACGTTATTTATACTTCTGGCTCCACTGGCAAGCCTAAAGGGGTTCCGATCGCTCATCGCAATTTGTCTCCACTCTTGCATTGGGGATACGAACATTTGGGATTAACTCAGAGCGATCGCTGCATTCAATACTTGTCTTATTACTTTGATTGGTCGGTTTGGGAAATATTTATTACTCTTACTTCGGGCGCTAGTCTGTTCATCCCTGAAGAAGAAGAGGCTCGAAATTTTACCAAGACAAGGGACTTCATCGAGCAAAATCAAATTACCGTTCTGCATGGCACGCCAACTCAATTTCAGAACTTAATCACCGACGCTCGGCCATTGAGAACCCTAAAATATGCCTGTATTGGTGCTGAAGCTTTAAGTTACGCTCTAGTCGAACGCTCTCACCAATTGCTTCCTCCAGATTGTCGGATTTTTAATATGTATGGTCCGACAGAAGCAACGATTATTACCACTGTCTTAGAAATAGACCGATTGAATATCGGCAACTATCAGCATTTAGCCACAGTTCCCATCGGTTTTCCCGTTGCCAACGCACGGTGTTACATCCTCAATGCTGACGGGAGAACCCAGTCCATTGACGTTCCAGGAGAATTGTGGATATCGGGAGACGGTGTAGCGCGAGGCTATATCAACAGACCCGAATTAACCTCCGAGAAGTTTGTGCTTCATTCCGACTCCGATGGGCAACCGAGCGATCGCCTTTACAAAACAGGTGACTTGGCTCGCTACTTACCAGATGGCAACATTGAGTACCTGGGTCGGATCGACGACCAAGTAAAAATTCGCGGCTTCCGCATAGAACTGGGGGAAATTGAAGCTGTACTGAGCAAACACGCCACCGTGAGCCAAGTCGTAGTAGTGGCGAGGGAAGATATCCCTAACAAAAAGCGCTTAGTAGCTTATGTCGTGTCTCCCTTGTCTGATTCATCAACAACTGTCGAAGAAGAGCAGGTTCAGCAATGGGGAAAACTCTGGGATGAAGCCTACAAAAAGCCAGCAGAGGAGTGGGATTCGACCCTTCACATTGGCGGTTGGAATGACAGCTATACAGGAAAGGCACTGCCTGCCATTCAAGTGGAAGAGTGGGTGGACTGTACGGTAAAACGGATTTTGGCTTTGCAGCCGAAGCGAGTGCTAGAAATCGGGTGCGGAACGGGTATGTTGCTGTTTCGCATCGCGCCCCACTGCGATCGTTATTGGGGTACGGATGTTTCTGTAGAAGCAATCCGTTATGTGGAACAGCAGATTAGTGGCACCAGATTAGCGCCAGCGGTGACGCTTCGCGCAACTCCAGCAGACGACTTGGAGGGGATAGATGCTGGCTTCGACACGGTAGTCATTAACTCGGTGATTTCTATGTTTCCCAGCATGGACTACCTGGTTCGCGTCTTGGAAAACGTTGCGACTTTAGTCGAGCCAGGAGGTGCTATTTTTGTGGGAGATGTGTTAAGCAGACCATTGCTGGCAGCATTCCATACGTCAGTACAATTGGCTCGAACTCCTGGCTCTGTATCTGCAACCGAACTGCAACACTGCATTCAGAACCGAATAGCCAGAGAAAACCGGCTGAACATTGACCCTGAGTTCTTCATTGCTCTGAAACAGCACTTGCCCCAAATTAGCCATGTAGAAATTCAACTCAAGCGCGGGCATTACCAAAACGAGTTGACTCGCTTCCGCTACGATGTGGTTCTCCATATTGGCAAACCAGCGCCAAATCCAGCAGAACCCCCCGTTTATGTAAACTGGGGACAAGATAATTTGACTGTGACAGACATTCGTCACCAACTACAAGAAACCTCCCCAGCCCGATTTAAAACGCTAAAGCGTTTACTACAAACGTCATCTCCAGAAATACTCGTTGTCACAGGCGTTCCGAACGCTAGAATTTGGCAAGATTTGCAGGCAATAGAACGATTAGCCAGTCGTGAATGTCCCGAAACCGTAGGGGAACTGCGGCAACAAATTTCTCCAGGGGGAATTGAACCGGAAGATTGGTGCCAATTGGAATCCGAAGTTAATTATCGAATTAATATTACTTGGTCTAGCAATAATGGCAAAAATTCCGGCAAAAACTGTGGAGAGGCTTACTATGATGTGGTATTTGTGCGTAACGATCGCAACATCATTCCAGACAGCAGCATTATTGCACCTCCAGAAAATGAACTCAAACCCTGGAGTGCTTATGCCAATCAGCCCTACACAGGAAAAAAACACCATCAACTCATCCCTCAGTTGCGCGAGTTTCTCCAAGAAAAACTGCCCGATTATATGGTGCCATCGGCGTTTGTTGTTCTCGACAAACTGCCCCTAAGTCCCAGTGGAAAAGTCGATCGCCGCGCCCTACCCGCCCCAGATAAATCTCGCCCGCTTCTGGATGTGGAATTGGTAGCCCCGCGAACTCCCACGGAAGAAATTCTCGCGGGAATTTGGGCAAAAATTTTGAGTCTCGACGAAGTGGGAGTATTAGATAACTTTTTTATGTTGGGGGGTGACTCGATTCAAGCCACTCAACTGATTTCGCGGGTACGGGATACTTTCGGCATAGAACTGTCCCTGCATCGATTATTTGAATCGCCGACAGTAGCAGAATTTGGCGAGCTTATCTTAGGAGCGACTCGCCAACAATTAGCTGCCATCCAACCGGTGTCGCGAGCTGGAGATTTGCCCTTATCTTTTGCAGAGCAACGCCTGTGGTTTTTAGACCGATTGCAGGAAGGCAGCCTTACCTATAACGAGCAAGAGGCTTTGCGTTTATTGGGTTCGCTGAAAGTAGAAGCGCTATGGGACGCAGTACGAGAAATAGTCCGCCGTCACGAGAGCTTGCGGACTAACTATCGAGCGGTGGATGGTTCCCCAGTTCGAGTAATTCGCCCCGAACTAGAGCTAAAAATGCCCGTTGTTGGCGATTTACAGCATTTGCCACCAGAGAAACGCCTCCTTGAAGTGCAGCGTTTGGGCCAGATAGAAGTTGGGCAACCCTTCGATTTAGCAAACGATCCTTTATTGCGAGTAACTCTATTCCAGTTAGCAGCCGATGACTGGGTGCTGTTGCTAACGATGCACCATATTATTACCGACGGCTGGTCAACGGGTGTATTTTGCCACGAGTTGGAAGCGCTGTATGGGGCTTATGTTCAAGGGAAACCCTCACCCTTACCGCCACTGCTCATTCAATATGCCGACTTTGCCGGTTGGCAGCGACAACCTGCTACGGCTGAAATCCTAGCCCCACAACTCGATTACTGGAAAAAACAGTTAGCCGGAGTACCTCCTTTATTAGAACTGCCCACGGACTATCCGCGTCCAACGGTGCAGACGGCGAACGGAGGCAAAGAGTTTTTTGAACTTGGGGTCGAATTTACGGAACGGTTAAAGCATCTGAGTCAAGAGTTGGGAGTGACTCTGTTTATGACTTTATTTGCTGCATTTAGCACCTTACTTTATCGCTATAGCGGTCAAGAAGATATTGTAGTTGGCACGCCCATTGCTAACCGCAACCGCAGCGAAATCGAAGGACTCATCGGCTTTTTTGTGAATACCCTGGTGTTGCGAAGTCAATTGGAAGGCGACTTGAGTTTCTCCGAACTATTGCAACAGGTGCGGCAAACTTGTTTGGATGCCTATGCCCATCAGGATGTGCCGTTTGAGCATTTGGTGGAGGCATTGCAACCGGAACGCAGCCTCAGATACTCGCCTATTTTCCAGGTCATGTTTGCCTTGCAAAATGCACCGATGAAACCTCTGGAGTTACCGGAGATTAGTTTTAATTGGTTGCAGATGGAAAGTGCCAAAGCCAAGTTCGATTTAACGTTGTCGATGGAAGAAACAGAAGCGGGATTAATTGGCTATTGGGAATATAATCGCGATTTGTTTGATGCGGCAACGATTCGTCGGATGATGGGGCATTTTCAGACTTTGCTAGAAGGAATTCTGGCTAATCCAAAAGCGCGAGTTGGCGAACTGCCGTTATTAACAGAACCGGAACGCCATCAATTATTAGTAGAGTGGAACGATACCAAAGTCGAATATCCCCAGGATAAGTGCATTCATCAGTTGTTTGAAGAACAGGTGGAACAGAATCCCGATGCTGTAGCCGTAGTTTTTGAGGAAGAACGGCTAACCTATCACCAGTTAAATTGTCGGGCGAATCAACTGGCACATTATTTACGCTCTTTAGGAGTCGAACCGGAAGTATTAGTGGGGATATGTGTAGAGCGATCGCTCTCTATGATAGTAGGAATCTTAGGGATTCTCAAAGCAGGTGGGGCTTATGTTCCGATCGATCCCAATTCTCCAGCAGAGCGCTCAACCTTCATGCTCACCGATGCTGGAATTTCAATTCTGCTGACACAAGAAAAACTCAAATCTACAATTCCTTCCCTGCCTGATGTGGCAATTTGTTTAGATACCGACTGGCATCAGATTGCACAGCAGGCTACAACCAATCTGACAACCTCCGTCACATCCAACTCTCTCGCCTACATCATCTATACTTCCGGTTCCACGGGACAACCGAAGGGCGTATTAATTCAACACGATAATGTAGTGCGCTTGTTTGCCACAACTGAGTCCTGGTTTGGCTTCAATAACAATGATGTTTGGACTCTATTTCATTCCTACGCTTTTGATTTTTCCGTGTGGGAAATATGGGGAGCATTGCTTTACGGAGGATGTTTGGTGGTCGTTCCTTATTGGATTTCGCGATCGCCCAAGGACTTTTATGAGTTGCTATGCCTTCATAAAGTCACGGTTCTCAATCAAACTCCCTCCGCTTTTCGGCAGTTAATTCAAGTCGAGGAGTTAAGCGAAACCCAAGAACCTCTGAACCTGCGTTTGGTAATTTTTGGGGGAGAAGCTTTGGAAATCAAGAGTCTAGAACCGTGGTTCGATCGACATGGCGATCGCTCTCCTCAACTGATTAATATGTATGGCATTACGGAAACGACAGTCCACGTCACCTATCGTCCATTAACGATCTCGGATCTAAACCGTAATAGTAGCCCAATCGGTTTGCCGATTTCCGATTTACAGGTTTATATCCTAGACAGCCATCTTCAACCAGTTCCCATTGGCATACCAGGAGAACTCCATATTGGCGGTGCGGGATTAGCGCGAGGCTATCTCAACCGTTCGGAATTAACTGCCCAAAAATTTATCCCCAACCCTTTTAGCGACGAACCGGGTTCGCGTCTCTACAAAACAGGAGATAAAGCCCGCTATCTCCCGGATGGCAACATCGAATTCATTGGACGCATTGACAACCAAGTGAAAATCCGAGGTTTCCGCATCGAACTTGGGGAAATCGAAGCTACGTTAACTCAACACCCAGAAATTAGCTCGGCTGTGGTTATTGTTCGCGAAGACTCTCCAGGGGACAAGCGTCTCGTTGCTTATATCGTTGCTAAAAAAGAAGTGGCATCCTCTGACTTGCGCGGTTTCCTGAAAACCAAGCTACCTGACTACATGATACCGAGTGCTTTTATCTTTTTAGAGGCAATTCCTCTCACTCCCAATGGAAAATGCGATCGCGAAGCGTTGCGGATGCAATATCGCCGCGCCCTCCCTGCACCGGATACAGAACATCGAGAAGTAAATGCGATCGCCCCCCGCACCACCACCGAACTGCAACTGGTACAAATTTGGTCGGAAGTTCTTAATATTTCCACCGTTGGAGTGCAAGACAACTTCTTTGACTTAGGAGGTCATTCCCTATTAGCGGTACGCTTGATGGCTCGCATCGAACAGCAGTTGGGCATTCATCTACCTTTGACAACGCTATTTACCGAACCGACGATCGAAAGCCAAGCCCATTTGCTTTCTTCCCAAAGCAATGTTCGCTCCCATGCTCCCTTAGTTCCCATTCAAACCCAAGGAGACTTACCCCCATTTTTCTGCGTGCATCCTGTTGGCGGTAATGTTCTCTGTTATGCCGAGTTAGCGCGACATCTGGGCAACAACCAACCCTTTTACGGCTTGCAGTCTCTAGGGTTATCTGGCGACAAGGAACCATTAACAAAAATAGAGGAGATGGCGGCGATTTATATAGAAGCCTTACAACAAATTCAACCCCAAGGCCCTTATTATTTAGGCGGTTGGTCGATGGGCGGTGTTGTGGCTTGGGAAATGGCACAGCAGTTGCAAGTCTTGGGGCAAAAAGTTGAGCTATTGACGTTAATTGATAGCTATGCACCCAGCCAGAATAAACAACCCATCGATGATACTTTTTTGATTAATGCTCTACTCAACGATCTGAGCGGGATGTTTGGTCAAGAGTTCTCGATTTCCGCTCAGGAAATCCAGCAACTTCAACCAGCAGAACAATTAAGTTCCATCCTGACTGAAGCCAAGCGCCTGAATATTTTGCCCCCAGAAATATCCCTGGAACAGATGGGTCGATTGTTTGAGGTTTTCAAAGCTAACCTGAAGGCAATATACGATTATCAACCTCAGCCTTATTCGGGTCGAGTGGCTCTGTTTTCTGCCAGTGAGTCAAAAGAAGACCGAGGGTGGAATAGTTGGGTAACAGGAGCATTAGAAACTTATATGATTCCTGGCGACCATTATGGCATGATGCTGCCCCCCCATGTCCGGGTTCTGGCCCAAAAGCTGGAAGCTTGCTAGAATTCGGGACAGCGATCTAACGGATGCGATCGCTAAAATAAATAGAGAAGCTTGAGAATGACAAGGGATTAAACATAAGGAGGCGTTATGACTCAAAGCACTATAGACAAAGATGCACTCACCGCCAGGATATCCCGGATAGTCGAGGAGCTGATGGAGAAGGAAAGCTGGTTTCGAGAAAAACTAGACCTAGAGGAAATGGTCAACTATGTATCCGGCTTGATAAAAGAACACCTGAGTCCCGATGAACTCCAAGAGATTGACGATGAAGATCTCAGCGATCGCATCGATAAAGTGTTAGCGTGGGAGGCAGCCTCTGGAATGTTAGACGACTTCACGCCGGAGCAAATGGAACTATTCGATGCTGCTGTAGAGGGGAGATGGTAAGAAAAGATTACCTGCTGGATACAAATGTGGTTTCAGCCATTCTGAGGAAAAATTTGACAGTAAAGCAGAAGCTAGTCCAGCTATCCGTACAAAAGAAAAGAGCCTATATCAGTGGCATAACTTACTACGAAGTCAAACGGGGTTTGATTGCGAGCAATGCTACCAGGAAACTAGCTGAGTTTGAGAGAATTTGCAGGCGAATTCCAATACTATTCTGGAACGATATCGCCATTCTGGAGAAGGCAGCAGAAATCCACGCTTATTTAAAACAAAGGGGGATGAGGCTGGAGGATGCGGATATTTTTATCGCGGCGATCGCCATAATTAGAGAATTAGTCTTGGTTTCTCATGACTCGGATATGCTGCGAGTTCCGGAACTGACGGTAGAAGATTGGCTGGTAACAGGGGAATAAAGGATCTCAATTGCATAAAAATTACGTTAAACTCGAAAATCATCAAGGGGTTCACCTGCCGTTGAATTGAGGAGTGTAGATTATGAAGCATTATTTACAAAAAATTCTAGGTTTAGGGGCGATCGCCCTCGGAACTGCCCTCGGAGCGCTCAGTTTTAATCCCCAACCTGCCCAAGCACAAGCCGCCTATGGCAGTTATATCGGCGTTGGGCCAGCCTTTGGCTTAGTCGAAGGGGGGAATGCGAACCGGCAAATTGCGGGAGTCATTGCCGTGCGCTACAAATTCCTCGAAGTCCCCCTCTCCATGCGTGTCCAAGGCTTTATCTTAGGCGGCTCGGCGGCAGTGGTTCCCACCGTATCCTATGATTTCCCCCTCAACTGGCAAACGGATGCCTATATTGGTGCAGGCTATTCCTTTGCCAATGGCAATAATGTCTCACCCTTGGGCAATCAAAACGGCTTTGCCCTGCAACCAGGGATTGATTATATGATTCCGTCGAGTAATGCAGTGATTTTTGGCAATGCAGTGATCGCCTTTGATGCTTATCGCAACACTGGAGAAACGGCGGTTTCCCTGCAAGGGGGAATTGGCTTAAGATTTTAGCCGGGGACAACGGGAATGATACAATTCAATTGCATTATTGTTACTTAAGTGTAGGGGCTGGACGTGGTTCAAGCACCATTATCGAATTCATCTCAGGGGTTAGGGCGATCGCCTAACTCCCCTACCCTCCCTAATGAATCCTCATTAGGGGTATGGCTCGATCGCCTCAGCGATCAGATTATGGCCGGTAAACGGCTCACCAGAGCAGAAGCCCTGGAACTGACGCAAATTGAAGGCCAGGATAATATTCTCTTACTCTGTGCTGCCGCCGATCGCGTGCGTCAAGAATGCTGTGGTAATGTGGTCGATCTGTGCAGTATCGGCAACGTTAAATCCGGCAGTTGTTCCGAAAATTGCGGCTTTTGTGCCCAGTCTGCTCACCATCCGGGGAAAGATTCCCCCATTTACGGACTCAAATCCACAGAAGAAATTTTAGCCCAAGCTAAAGCCGCCGCAGCCGCAGGCGCAAAACGCTTCTGTCTGGTGAGTCAGGGACGGGGGCCGAAATATAGCAGTTCCAAATCCCAAGAATTTGCCCAGGTTTTAGAAACGGTTCGTCAAATTATTGACCAAACCGACATTAAGCCCTGTTGCGCCCTCGGTGAAGTCACCCCCGAACAAGCCCAGGCCCTTAAAGAGGCTGGTGTAACCCGCTATAACCATAACCTAGAAGCCTCTGAGGGCTTTTTCCCGTCCATTGTCAGCACCCACCAATGGGGCGATCGCGTAGAAACGATCAAAAACCTCAAAGCCGTGGGGATTCAAGCCTGTGCGGGCGGCATTTTAGGCATGGGAGAAAGCTGGGAAGACCGAGTAGATTTAGCCCTCTCCCTCCGGGAGTTAGAAGTCGAATCTGTACCCTTAAATCTGCTCAATCCCCGCGAAGGAACACCGTTAGAAGAGCGTCCCCGACTCGATCCCTATGAAGCGCTGAAGGCGATCGCCATTTTCCGCTTGATCCTACCCGAACAAATCATCCGCTATGCCGGTGGACGGGAAGTCGTCATGGGAGAACTGCAATCTCTGGGACTACAAGCTGGGATTAACGCCATGCTCATTGGTCACTATCTCACCACCCTCGGACAACCTCCAGAAGCCGATCATCAAATGCTCACTTCTTTAGGACTTGAAGGGGGAGAAGCCCCCATTCCTGGACAGCCTTGAAATCCAGCAGCGTGATTCGTTTAAATGAACTGTTGTGGGCCTTTATTGGCCTACTCCTTACCATCGGGGGAACTTTTTTAAAAGTCTTTATTGCTTCCCCCAAATTATCTTTTGAAGATCATCTTTTATCCCTCCATTTTCTAGGCGTAACCTATCAAATTGGAGCCGTTTTATTAGTCGGGTGCATGGGCGGGAAAAAAGCCGGAGTTTTATCCCAAATCGGCTATTTAATTATGGGATTAACTTGGTTTCCTGTCTTTTATCAAGGTGGAGGATTAGACTATCTCAAAGAACCCTCTTTTGGCTATTTGCTCGGATTTATTCCAGGAGCCTGGATTTGTGGGGTATTAGCCTTTCGCTTTCCCCCGCGTTTAGAATGTTTAGCCCTCAGTTGTCTGGGTGGATTAGTCGGTATCCATTTCACCGGTATCTTATATTTAAGTTTAACCGAGCTATTTGTCTGGACTCCCGAAAGCGGCCAACAACTTTTAGATACAATTATGCAATATTCTCTATTTCCCCTTCCCGGACAACTGGTTGTCGCTTGTGCAGCCACAGTGATTGCTTATCTATTGCGCCATCTGATGTTTTATTAATTAGGGAATAGGGAACAGAAAACACAGGGTTTTACCTTTTTATTGAACAGTCCATAAGATGAAATTTAAGAAAAATCCCCTATTTTGGATACTGGCGTTAATCAGTTTAATCTTCGATCACCTGGTCAAATTTTGGGTGATCCAAAACTTTGAATTACACGAGAGTTGGCCCCTCATGCCAGGTGTTTTTCATTTTACCTATGTTCGTAATTATGGCGCGGCCTTTAGCTTGTTTAGTGAAAATGGGGAATGGTTACGTTGGCTATCATTAGGGGTGAGTTTGGCACTTATGGGTTTGGCTCTATATGGGCCAAAAATGACTCGCTGGGAACAAGCTGGGTATGGCTTTATTTTGGGCGGTGCTTTAGGAAATGGGATCGATCGCTTTGTAGCTGGGTATGTCGTTGATTTTCTCGATTTTCGCTTGATTCGCTTTCCGGTATTTAATTTAGCCGATGTCGCCATTAATCTCGGTATTATTTGCTTGTTAATCGCTACAATTTATCCAGAAATGAGGAGAAAAAAACAGGGTTAATTCAAAATTCAGTATTATTGCGGTGAATCATTAATGTATAAGTCTCACAAAAAACATTCTTACCACTTGTGGTTTCCCAATATTTTTGGTTTTAAGGGAGGGATTCAAGTTTATTCGGCCTTTTTACTACAAGCGTTACAAAATTTGTACCCCGATCGCCATTATCAGGTCTACCTTAAACACGATACTCAATCTTCCCCCGATCTCGATCGAAGACATCAAACAGACTTCCATTTTAC
It encodes the following:
- a CDS encoding biotin transporter BioY — protein: MKSSSVIRLNELLWAFIGLLLTIGGTFLKVFIASPKLSFEDHLLSLHFLGVTYQIGAVLLVGCMGGKKAGVLSQIGYLIMGLTWFPVFYQGGGLDYLKEPSFGYLLGFIPGAWICGVLAFRFPPRLECLALSCLGGLVGIHFTGILYLSLTELFVWTPESGQQLLDTIMQYSLFPLPGQLVVACAATVIAYLLRHLMFY
- the lspA gene encoding signal peptidase II; protein product: MKFKKNPLFWILALISLIFDHLVKFWVIQNFELHESWPLMPGVFHFTYVRNYGAAFSLFSENGEWLRWLSLGVSLALMGLALYGPKMTRWEQAGYGFILGGALGNGIDRFVAGYVVDFLDFRLIRFPVFNLADVAINLGIICLLIATIYPEMRRKKQG